A section of the Elizabethkingia anophelis R26 genome encodes:
- a CDS encoding peroxiredoxin, with amino-acid sequence MALVGKKFPNVTVDAISDMGDNLRINIFEEAVNKQSKVLLFWYPKDFTFVCPTELHAFQEATEEFTKRNTMIIGASCDTNEVHFAWLNTPKDNGGIEGVTYPILADTHRHLSSILGILDQDVDYDDETGEEVYSGGNVTYRATYLIDETGKIFHESVNDMPLGRNVQEYIRLIDAYTHVQKHGEVCPANWEEGKDAMNADRKGVAEYLSKH; translated from the coding sequence ATGGCATTAGTAGGAAAGAAATTCCCAAATGTAACAGTAGACGCAATCTCCGATATGGGTGACAACCTAAGAATTAATATTTTTGAAGAAGCTGTAAATAAGCAATCTAAAGTATTATTATTCTGGTATCCAAAAGATTTTACTTTTGTATGTCCTACAGAACTACACGCTTTCCAGGAAGCTACTGAAGAGTTTACAAAAAGAAACACTATGATCATTGGAGCATCTTGTGATACTAACGAAGTTCACTTTGCATGGTTAAACACTCCAAAAGATAATGGTGGTATTGAAGGGGTAACTTATCCAATTTTAGCAGATACACACAGACATCTTTCTTCTATCTTAGGTATCTTGGATCAGGATGTAGATTATGATGATGAAACAGGTGAAGAAGTATACTCAGGAGGTAATGTTACTTACAGAGCAACTTACTTGATCGACGAAACAGGGAAAATTTTCCACGAAAGTGTAAACGATATGCCATTAGGAAGAAATGTACAGGAGTACATCAGACTAATCGATGCTTATACACACGTACAAAAACACGGAGAAGTTTGTCCTGCAAACTGGGAAGAAGGTAAAGATGCAATGAATGCAGACAGAAAAGGTGTAGCTGAGTACCTTAGCAAGCACTAA
- a CDS encoding pyridoxal phosphate-dependent aminotransferase, which produces MEKYSDRLNRLSYSQTFVMSNKVREMRAQGVNVIGLTLGEPDFDIPDNIKQAAFDAINENFSHYSPVPGFLELREAISRKLKRDNNLDYKANQIVVSNGAKQSIVNVLFAIINDGDEVILPTPYWVSYDEMVKVVGGTSVFIETSIDTEFKMTAAQLEAAITPKTKAILYSSPCNPSGSYYTREELEAIANVVAKYPHITIISDEIYEYLNYEGEHTSIAEFPQVYEQTAVINGMSKAFAMTGWRIGYCAAPTWLASACDKVQGQMTSGANTMAQRASIIALDAGKEHYQSMIDSFQKRRDLVYDLMKEIPGFKVNKPKSAFYIFPDISYYLGKILNGKEIKDSDDFAMFLLDEAKVACVGGVSFGAPECIRFSYASSEADLIEAAKRMKETLEKK; this is translated from the coding sequence ATGGAAAAATATTCGGATCGACTGAACAGATTAAGTTATTCTCAGACATTTGTAATGTCTAACAAAGTAAGAGAAATGCGCGCACAAGGGGTTAATGTAATAGGTTTAACTTTGGGGGAACCAGACTTCGATATTCCGGATAATATAAAACAAGCTGCATTTGATGCTATTAATGAAAACTTTAGCCACTACTCTCCTGTTCCCGGATTTTTGGAACTTCGTGAGGCTATTTCCAGAAAGCTGAAAAGAGATAATAACCTGGATTATAAAGCGAATCAGATCGTAGTATCAAACGGTGCAAAACAGTCTATTGTAAATGTACTTTTTGCTATTATTAATGATGGTGATGAAGTTATTCTGCCTACTCCTTATTGGGTAAGCTACGATGAGATGGTAAAAGTAGTTGGCGGAACAAGTGTGTTTATTGAGACTTCAATAGATACTGAATTCAAAATGACTGCCGCACAATTAGAAGCAGCAATTACCCCAAAAACAAAAGCAATATTATACAGCTCACCTTGTAACCCTTCCGGTAGTTACTATACCCGTGAAGAATTGGAAGCGATCGCAAATGTTGTGGCTAAATATCCTCATATTACCATTATCTCTGATGAGATCTATGAATATCTTAATTATGAAGGAGAGCATACAAGTATTGCAGAATTCCCGCAGGTATATGAACAAACAGCAGTAATCAACGGAATGTCCAAGGCTTTTGCGATGACAGGATGGAGAATTGGTTACTGTGCCGCTCCAACATGGTTGGCATCAGCATGTGATAAAGTACAGGGGCAAATGACCTCCGGTGCTAATACAATGGCTCAAAGAGCTTCTATTATAGCATTAGATGCAGGAAAAGAACATTATCAATCTATGATCGATTCTTTCCAGAAAAGAAGAGATCTTGTGTATGATTTGATGAAAGAAATTCCAGGATTCAAAGTAAATAAGCCTAAGAGTGCTTTCTATATCTTCCCGGATATTTCTTATTATCTTGGAAAAATATTAAATGGGAAAGAAATTAAAGATTCAGATGACTTTGCAATGTTCTTATTAGATGAAGCTAAAGTTGCCTGTGTAGGCGGTGTTTCGTTTGGTGCTCCGGAATGTATACGTTTTTCATATGCATCTTCCGAAGCAGACCTTATAGAAGCTGCTAAAAGGATGAAAGAAACATTAGAAAAAAAATAA
- a CDS encoding methionine aminotransferase encodes MPLLLNSKLPEVQTTIFTRMSMLAQQENAVNLSQGFPDFYPDEKLLENIGKYAVKGFNQYAPMMGLEPLRIAISEKVKYCYSIDYSPESEVMVTAGATEALFCSIAALVNAGDEVIVFEPAYDSYIPVIRLFGGIPKTVKLHYPDYKIDWSVVKLMITDKTKMIIINNPNNPAGNILDEEDIAQLTALVENSNIIILSDDVYENIVFDGKKHLSLSQSLLKDRSIIVASFGKLYHITGWKLGYVLAPESIMQEVKKVHQYNVFSVNTPAQYAIAELLQNPDSYTGLSGFFQEKRDLLAKGLSEIGFDVLIPEATYFLSASYKKFSDSGDLEFAQWLTKEHKVATIPFSSFYEDGTDEGVIRFCFAKKNETIEQALENLQKLAPRFL; translated from the coding sequence ATGCCATTGCTTTTAAATTCAAAACTTCCTGAGGTTCAAACCACTATTTTTACCAGAATGTCTATGTTGGCTCAGCAGGAAAATGCTGTAAATCTTTCTCAGGGATTTCCCGATTTTTATCCGGATGAAAAGTTGTTAGAGAATATTGGTAAATATGCTGTAAAAGGATTTAATCAATATGCTCCAATGATGGGTTTGGAACCACTTCGTATTGCAATTTCTGAAAAAGTAAAGTATTGTTATAGTATAGATTATAGCCCGGAATCTGAAGTAATGGTTACAGCTGGTGCAACAGAGGCTCTCTTCTGCTCTATTGCTGCATTAGTGAATGCAGGAGATGAAGTTATCGTCTTTGAGCCGGCATATGATTCCTACATTCCGGTGATCAGACTTTTTGGAGGAATTCCTAAAACGGTAAAACTTCATTATCCCGATTATAAGATTGACTGGTCGGTTGTAAAGCTAATGATAACGGATAAAACAAAAATGATTATCATTAATAATCCGAATAATCCGGCCGGGAATATTTTGGATGAAGAAGATATTGCCCAGTTGACAGCTTTGGTTGAAAATTCCAACATTATCATTCTAAGTGATGATGTGTATGAAAATATTGTGTTTGATGGTAAAAAGCACCTAAGTCTTAGCCAGTCCCTGTTAAAAGACAGAAGTATAATTGTGGCTTCCTTCGGGAAGCTGTACCATATTACAGGCTGGAAGCTGGGTTATGTACTGGCTCCGGAATCTATTATGCAGGAGGTGAAAAAGGTGCATCAATACAATGTGTTTAGTGTAAATACGCCCGCTCAGTATGCTATAGCGGAGCTTTTACAAAATCCGGATAGTTACACCGGATTATCAGGCTTCTTCCAGGAGAAAAGAGATTTATTGGCAAAAGGATTGTCGGAAATTGGCTTTGATGTTCTAATTCCTGAGGCTACTTATTTTTTGTCTGCTTCTTATAAAAAGTTTTCAGATTCGGGAGATCTGGAATTTGCTCAATGGCTGACCAAGGAACATAAAGTAGCTACAATTCCGTTCTCTTCTTTCTACGAAGATGGCACGGATGAAGGTGTAATACGTTTCTGCTTTGCTAAAAAAAATGAAACAATAGAACAGGCACTGGAAAATTTACAGAAGCTAGCACCACGGTTTTTATAA
- a CDS encoding YbeD family protein, protein MSKENNINKAPNPEEFYKKLQTQLEEHHNFPEDYTFKFIIENNPSLLTDIYKVFDETKNTFSTRESSNGKYISCTIVAFVLDAEHVIKLYKETAKIEGVIML, encoded by the coding sequence ATGAGCAAGGAAAACAATATTAACAAAGCACCTAACCCGGAAGAATTTTATAAAAAGCTGCAAACACAGCTGGAGGAACATCATAATTTTCCGGAAGACTATACTTTTAAATTTATTATCGAAAACAATCCGAGTCTGTTAACAGATATTTATAAAGTTTTTGACGAAACCAAAAATACGTTTTCAACAAGGGAAAGCAGTAACGGAAAATACATCAGTTGTACCATTGTAGCATTTGTTTTGGATGCGGAACACGTAATAAAGCTATATAAAGAAACGGCTAAAATAGAAGGGGTTATCATGCTATAA
- a CDS encoding DUF4197 family protein — MKKTVFVLTAGILAAGSLASCGSNLGGTMGVGALQNLLFNASSQGFNILGNPQEFMTNALIESAMPEELRKVNNTLESVGLGNLVKKEKQYIAEAAKLTVNTSKPIVTQAIREMTVTDAINIASGGKGAATAYLKNKTREKLIDAIQPQVDAKLNEYGIVKSVNTALSGSSISGILGTILGTDKKNNVNAASPITRLASEQMVNGLFYVIENYEVNNVANPNAWK; from the coding sequence ATGAAAAAAACAGTTTTTGTACTCACTGCGGGTATATTAGCGGCAGGAAGTCTTGCGTCGTGTGGTTCAAATTTAGGCGGGACAATGGGAGTTGGTGCATTACAAAATCTTCTTTTCAATGCCAGCAGTCAGGGCTTCAACATATTAGGGAATCCACAGGAATTTATGACCAATGCATTAATTGAGTCTGCAATGCCTGAAGAACTCCGTAAAGTAAACAATACATTGGAATCTGTAGGATTAGGCAATCTTGTAAAAAAAGAAAAGCAATATATTGCGGAAGCAGCAAAGCTTACCGTCAATACTTCTAAGCCAATCGTAACTCAGGCTATCAGAGAAATGACCGTTACAGATGCAATTAACATTGCTTCCGGTGGAAAAGGAGCTGCCACAGCTTACCTGAAAAACAAGACAAGAGAAAAATTGATTGATGCTATTCAGCCACAGGTAGATGCAAAGCTTAATGAATACGGAATTGTAAAAAGTGTGAACACAGCATTAAGCGGAAGTAGCATTAGTGGTATTCTCGGAACAATTCTGGGTACAGATAAAAAGAATAACGTAAACGCCGCATCACCTATAACAAGATTAGCTTCCGAACAGATGGTAAACGGATTGTTCTATGTAATTGAAAATTACGAAGTAAACAATGTTGCCAACCCTAATGCATGGAAATAA
- a CDS encoding DoxX family protein — translation MKPESLNKAGNVFYVICRISIGLFFFITGLNKLFHPVFQGYMLNTMIKIGFSDPQLMAHFVAFNEALWGLLLLLGLLTRLSSFSLIIIMVVALTTKDIHSIPTELVPMDPKVGVRPMDNFTWLTYFFFLPQVLYIMLLGLFSFYGYKVFGLDYFLKKKKAYSSW, via the coding sequence ATGAAACCAGAAAGTCTAAATAAAGCAGGAAATGTATTTTACGTGATATGCCGGATCAGTATAGGCTTATTCTTTTTTATTACTGGTCTTAATAAATTGTTCCATCCTGTTTTTCAGGGATACATGCTGAATACCATGATCAAAATAGGATTTTCGGATCCTCAGCTTATGGCACATTTTGTAGCATTTAATGAAGCCTTATGGGGATTACTTCTCTTATTAGGTTTACTCACAAGGCTTAGTTCTTTTTCACTCATCATCATTATGGTCGTAGCACTTACTACCAAAGATATACACTCAATTCCAACAGAATTAGTTCCTATGGATCCTAAAGTAGGTGTTCGTCCTATGGACAATTTCACCTGGCTTACTTATTTTTTCTTTCTTCCACAGGTCTTATATATTATGTTGTTAGGTTTGTTTTCCTTTTACGGATATAAAGTTTTCGGACTGGACTATTTCCTTAAAAAGAAAAAAGCATATTCTTCATGGTAA
- the rsmG gene encoding 16S rRNA (guanine(527)-N(7))-methyltransferase RsmG has translation MSADLILKHFPDITEKQKEQFQKLENLYTEWNQKINVISRKDMDALYEKHILHSLGIAKVMPFAENTKVLDIGTGGGFPGIPLAILFPEAHFTLVDSIGKKITVVNAVAEGLGLQNVKTYHARAEQVNEKFHFVVSRAVTQMPVFLTWLRGKFEKESFNAKHNGVLYLKGGDLAEELAGIKAEIFNLKNYFEGEFFDTKKVVYISKGHV, from the coding sequence ATGTCAGCAGACCTTATCTTAAAACATTTCCCCGATATAACTGAGAAACAGAAAGAACAGTTCCAGAAACTGGAAAATCTGTATACAGAATGGAATCAGAAAATAAATGTAATATCCAGAAAAGATATGGATGCTTTATATGAAAAGCACATTTTACACTCTTTAGGAATTGCTAAAGTAATGCCTTTTGCAGAAAATACTAAAGTATTGGATATTGGCACAGGTGGTGGTTTCCCGGGGATTCCGTTAGCCATTCTATTCCCGGAAGCTCATTTTACATTAGTGGACAGCATCGGAAAGAAAATTACAGTAGTAAATGCTGTTGCAGAGGGTCTTGGACTACAAAATGTAAAAACATACCATGCAAGGGCTGAGCAGGTGAACGAAAAATTTCATTTTGTAGTTAGCCGTGCTGTTACCCAGATGCCAGTTTTTCTTACATGGCTAAGAGGAAAGTTTGAGAAAGAAAGTTTCAACGCAAAACACAATGGTGTTCTCTATCTTAAAGGAGGAGATTTAGCGGAGGAATTAGCAGGAATTAAAGCAGAAATCTTTAATCTGAAAAATTATTTTGAGGGTGAATTTTTCGATACTAAAAAAGTAGTATACATTTCTAAAGGACACGTTTAA
- a CDS encoding thioredoxin family protein produces the protein MFLELTEDKLQEIINSNAKVMVQYGASWCGNCRIMKPKFKKLASENEDVPFYYVDAEKLPESRKLANVDNLPTFAAFEGGQLKNQVQTNKAEILNELFNEIKA, from the coding sequence ATGTTTTTAGAATTAACAGAAGATAAATTACAAGAAATTATAAATAGCAATGCTAAAGTGATGGTACAATATGGAGCATCATGGTGTGGTAATTGCAGAATTATGAAGCCTAAATTTAAAAAACTGGCTTCTGAAAATGAAGATGTTCCATTCTACTATGTAGATGCAGAAAAACTTCCTGAATCAAGAAAATTAGCGAATGTAGACAACTTACCTACTTTTGCTGCTTTTGAAGGAGGTCAGTTAAAAAATCAGGTTCAGACAAATAAAGCTGAAATTCTAAACGAATTATTCAACGAAATTAAAGCTTAA
- a CDS encoding methylglyoxal synthase, whose translation MKSIRTLPERKTIALVAHDHKKDDLVRWVQKHAGKLTKHNLIATGTTGKLIEEHLGVEVKRVMSGPLGGDQQLGSMIAQRQIDIVIFFWDPMEAQPHDSDVKAFIRLCVVWNTPMACDSATADFILSSPFMETEYQAEIPDYDGYLKRNIPEA comes from the coding sequence ATGAAAAGTATAAGAACTCTGCCCGAAAGAAAAACTATTGCTCTCGTAGCGCATGATCATAAGAAAGATGACCTGGTAAGATGGGTACAAAAACATGCAGGAAAATTAACAAAACATAATCTTATTGCTACCGGAACAACGGGGAAACTTATTGAAGAACATTTAGGTGTAGAAGTTAAAAGAGTAATGAGTGGTCCACTGGGAGGAGACCAGCAGCTTGGATCTATGATAGCCCAACGTCAGATAGATATTGTAATCTTCTTTTGGGATCCTATGGAAGCACAACCACACGATAGCGATGTAAAAGCCTTTATCAGACTTTGTGTTGTATGGAATACACCAATGGCATGTGATAGTGCTACCGCAGATTTTATACTCTCCTCTCCTTTTATGGAAACTGAATATCAGGCAGAAATACCAGATTATGATGGATATTTAAAAAGAAATATTCCAGAAGCATAA
- the ychF gene encoding redox-regulated ATPase YchF, translating into MKCGIVGLPNVGKSTLFNCLSNAKAQSANYPFCTIEPNVGTVSVPDQRLFELEKLVKPERVLPAVVEIVDIAGLVKGASKGEGLGNQFLANIRECEAIIHVLRCFENDNITHVEGTVDPLRDKDIIDIELQLKDLEAVSKAVDKAKKLTKSGKRDDVLAYETLVKLSEFIESGRNAREFPMDDFQAGIISEIQLLTNKPVLYVCNVDENSVKNGNPWIEKIEAMAKAESAETIVLAAQIEADINELETFEERQIFLEELGLEEPGVNRLIRAAYTLLNLQTYFTAGVKEVRAWTIGKGWTAPQAAGVIHTDFEKGFIRAEVIKYNDYIQYGSEAKIKEAGKLGVEGKEYIVQDGDIMHFRFNV; encoded by the coding sequence ATGAAATGTGGTATCGTAGGTTTACCCAATGTAGGTAAATCAACTCTTTTTAACTGTTTAAGTAACGCTAAGGCTCAGAGCGCTAACTATCCATTCTGTACTATAGAACCAAACGTAGGGACTGTTTCTGTTCCTGATCAGCGTTTATTCGAACTGGAAAAGCTTGTAAAACCAGAGAGAGTTTTACCTGCAGTTGTAGAGATTGTAGATATCGCAGGACTTGTAAAAGGAGCAAGTAAAGGTGAAGGTTTAGGGAACCAGTTCCTGGCTAACATCCGCGAATGTGAAGCTATTATTCACGTATTAAGATGTTTTGAAAATGACAATATTACTCACGTAGAAGGTACTGTTGATCCGTTAAGAGATAAGGATATTATAGATATCGAACTACAGCTTAAGGACTTAGAGGCCGTATCTAAAGCAGTAGATAAAGCTAAAAAATTAACAAAATCTGGTAAGAGAGATGATGTTTTGGCTTACGAAACTCTAGTAAAACTTTCAGAATTTATTGAAAGCGGAAGAAATGCCAGAGAATTTCCTATGGATGATTTTCAGGCAGGTATTATTTCTGAAATTCAGTTGTTGACAAACAAGCCGGTTCTTTATGTTTGTAACGTAGATGAGAATTCTGTGAAAAACGGCAACCCTTGGATTGAGAAGATTGAGGCTATGGCAAAAGCTGAAAGTGCTGAGACTATCGTTTTAGCAGCTCAGATTGAAGCTGATATTAACGAACTGGAAACTTTTGAAGAAAGACAAATCTTCCTTGAAGAACTTGGACTAGAAGAACCAGGCGTAAACCGTCTTATCCGTGCAGCATATACTTTATTAAATCTTCAGACATATTTCACTGCAGGAGTAAAAGAAGTAAGAGCATGGACTATCGGGAAAGGATGGACTGCTCCACAGGCTGCTGGGGTTATCCATACTGACTTTGAGAAAGGATTTATCCGTGCAGAAGTAATAAAATATAACGACTATATCCAATATGGATCTGAAGCTAAAATTAAAGAAGCTGGTAAACTTGGAGTAGAAGGAAAGGAATATATCGTACAGGATGGTGATATCATGCACTTCAGATTTAATGTGTAA
- a CDS encoding DUF6952 family protein, producing the protein MKLPIIRQLYQNCTEEQLDATLEVLEKFTEFRGVSDEDLDVAGELITNICGAQEVHAQVKAGASEKDALNGFAQKVMGSIDR; encoded by the coding sequence ATGAAATTACCAATTATCAGACAGCTATACCAAAACTGTACAGAAGAGCAATTAGATGCTACTCTGGAAGTACTTGAAAAATTCACTGAATTCAGAGGAGTTTCCGATGAAGATTTAGATGTTGCCGGAGAGCTAATTACCAATATTTGCGGGGCGCAGGAAGTGCACGCTCAGGTAAAGGCCGGAGCCTCTGAAAAAGATGCCTTAAATGGCTTTGCCCAGAAAGTAATGGGAAGTATCGACAGATAA
- a CDS encoding DNA topoisomerase IV subunit B: MSENTTVNYSEDNIRSLEWQEHVRLRPGMYIGKLGDGSSADDGIYILLKEIIDNSIDEFAMNSGKRIEIKLDEGKAIIRDYGRGIPLGKVVDAVSKMNTGGKYDSKAFKKSVGLNGVGTKAVNALSNFFKVKSVREGKAKVAEFSQGVIVQDFPEADTTERNGTEITFVPDDTIFTNYRFRKEYIEKMLKNYSYLNPGLKIVFNGQVFVSENGLKDLLQDEIDGEILYPIIHLKDNDIEVAITHSDKSQSETYFSFVNGQNTTQGGTHLNAFREAFVKTVREFYNKSYEAADVRKSIIAAISIKVEEPVFESQTKTKLGSNEMGPGQVTVRTFVNDFLKNKLDNFLHKEPETSEALLKKIIVSERERKELSGIQKLARERAKKVSLHNKKLRDCRQHYNDQKADRKSETMIFITEGDSASGSITKSRDVETQAVFSLKGKPLNCYGLTKKVVYENEEFNLLQAALNIEESLEDLRYNQVIIATDADVDGMHIRLLMITFFLQFFPDVIKNGHLYILQTPLFRVRNKKETRYCYTEAERVKALNELGKNPEITRFKGLGEISPDEFKHFIGKDIRLEPVVIGKDTTIDQLLEFYMGKNTPDRQNFILENLVVEDTDIERKELKEEEEVITETEG, translated from the coding sequence ATGTCTGAAAACACTACTGTTAACTATTCCGAAGATAATATACGATCCCTCGAGTGGCAGGAGCACGTAAGATTGCGTCCCGGCATGTACATCGGAAAATTGGGAGATGGTTCTTCCGCCGATGATGGTATCTATATCCTCTTAAAAGAAATTATCGATAACTCGATTGATGAATTTGCCATGAACTCTGGCAAAAGAATCGAAATAAAACTGGATGAAGGCAAGGCCATTATCCGGGATTATGGTCGTGGTATTCCTTTGGGTAAAGTTGTAGATGCGGTATCCAAAATGAATACCGGTGGTAAATACGATTCAAAAGCCTTCAAAAAATCTGTAGGTCTGAACGGGGTAGGTACCAAGGCTGTAAATGCTCTTTCGAACTTCTTCAAAGTAAAATCAGTTCGGGAAGGAAAAGCTAAAGTAGCCGAATTTAGTCAGGGGGTTATTGTACAGGATTTTCCGGAAGCAGATACCACCGAAAGAAATGGTACCGAAATTACTTTTGTACCGGATGATACAATCTTCACCAACTATCGTTTCAGAAAAGAGTACATCGAGAAGATGCTTAAAAACTACTCTTACCTGAATCCGGGACTGAAAATTGTATTCAACGGACAGGTATTTGTTTCAGAAAACGGTCTTAAAGACCTCCTTCAGGATGAGATTGATGGTGAAATCCTTTACCCAATCATTCACCTGAAAGACAATGATATTGAAGTTGCTATTACCCACTCGGACAAATCTCAGTCCGAAACATATTTCTCATTTGTTAACGGACAAAATACGACACAGGGAGGAACACACCTTAATGCTTTCCGTGAAGCATTTGTAAAGACTGTTCGAGAATTTTATAATAAAAGTTATGAAGCTGCCGATGTAAGAAAATCTATTATCGCTGCTATTTCCATAAAAGTAGAAGAACCTGTTTTCGAATCTCAGACGAAAACCAAGCTGGGAAGTAACGAAATGGGCCCCGGGCAAGTCACTGTACGTACTTTCGTAAATGACTTCCTTAAAAATAAGCTCGATAATTTCCTTCATAAAGAGCCAGAAACATCAGAGGCTTTACTAAAGAAAATTATCGTTTCCGAAAGAGAAAGAAAAGAGCTTTCCGGTATTCAGAAACTGGCTCGCGAGCGTGCAAAGAAAGTATCACTTCACAATAAAAAACTTAGAGACTGCCGCCAGCATTATAACGATCAGAAAGCCGACCGTAAATCGGAAACTATGATTTTTATTACTGAGGGAGATTCTGCATCAGGATCTATCACGAAGAGCCGTGATGTAGAAACACAGGCGGTATTCAGTTTAAAAGGTAAACCCTTAAACTGCTACGGACTGACCAAAAAGGTAGTTTATGAGAATGAAGAATTCAACCTGCTTCAGGCAGCTCTTAATATTGAAGAAAGCTTGGAAGATCTTCGCTATAATCAGGTAATTATAGCTACCGATGCCGATGTGGATGGTATGCACATCCGATTATTAATGATCACTTTCTTCTTACAATTCTTCCCGGATGTTATCAAAAACGGACACTTATATATACTTCAGACACCTTTATTCAGGGTTAGAAATAAAAAGGAAACCCGTTATTGCTACACCGAAGCTGAAAGAGTAAAAGCACTGAATGAGCTGGGGAAAAATCCTGAAATCACACGATTTAAGGGACTTGGTGAAATTTCTCCGGATGAATTCAAGCACTTTATCGGAAAAGACATCCGCCTAGAACCTGTAGTCATCGGAAAAGATACCACAATAGATCAGTTACTGGAATTCTATATGGGTAAAAATACACCGGACAGACAGAACTTTATTCTGGAAAATCTTGTTGTAGAAGATACGGACATCGAAAGAAAAGAACTGAAAGAAGAAGAAGAAGTGATAACTGAAACTGAAGGATAA